In Hymenobacter gelipurpurascens, one DNA window encodes the following:
- a CDS encoding S1/P1 nuclease, whose product MRKRLLPLFLLLLSPVTLWAWGVDGHRAVGKIAEQHLSRHARQQVQRILGTETLTLVSTWPDEIRFYPEFKETGPWHYVNTPSGLNHDQYLQQLNAQTEPNAYNMLAVKLKELKDPTKTQAERAAALKFVVHLVGDVHQPLHAGHAEDKGGNDIKVKYRGKDTNLHSLWDSGLIDYQGLTYTEMATQYDRNLRRKEVKKLQKAAPEQWLWESYQACERLYSETPTGADLNYTYYPQHAELMRQRIVEAGVRLAYVLNEALK is encoded by the coding sequence ATGCGCAAGCGTCTTCTTCCTCTGTTCCTGTTGCTGCTCTCCCCTGTTACCCTCTGGGCCTGGGGTGTTGATGGCCATCGGGCAGTAGGTAAAATTGCTGAACAACACCTTTCCCGCCACGCCCGCCAGCAGGTGCAGCGCATTCTGGGCACCGAAACGCTGACGCTGGTAAGCACCTGGCCCGATGAAATCCGGTTCTACCCCGAGTTCAAGGAAACCGGCCCCTGGCACTACGTGAATACCCCCTCCGGCCTCAACCACGACCAATACTTGCAGCAGCTCAACGCCCAGACGGAGCCGAATGCCTATAACATGCTGGCCGTGAAGCTCAAGGAGCTGAAGGACCCCACCAAAACCCAAGCCGAGCGAGCCGCAGCCCTGAAGTTTGTGGTGCACTTGGTAGGTGATGTACACCAGCCCCTGCACGCCGGCCACGCCGAAGACAAAGGCGGCAACGACATTAAGGTGAAGTACCGCGGCAAAGACACCAACCTGCACAGCCTCTGGGACAGCGGCCTGATTGACTACCAAGGCCTCACGTACACCGAAATGGCTACGCAGTACGACCGCAACCTGCGCCGTAAAGAAGTCAAGAAGTTGCAAAAAGCGGCACCGGAGCAGTGGCTCTGGGAGTCGTATCAGGCCTGTGAGCGGCTGTACAGCGAAACGCCAACGGGTGCCGACCTCAACTACACCTACTACCCGCAGCACGCCGAGCTCATGCGCCAGCGTATTGTAGAAGCCGGCGTCCGACTGGCCTACGTGCTCAATGAGGCCCTGAAATAG
- a CDS encoding SDR family oxidoreductase gives MKLKLKKLKDQVLVITGASSGIGLVTARMAAKEGAKLVLASRSESALRQLSDEINRGGGQATYVVADVSKQEEVQAIARKAQERFGGFDTWINNAGVSIYGKVEEVPIEDMRKLFETNFWGLIYGSLEAAKHLKSKGGAIINLGSILSDVTAILQTIYSASKHAVKGFTDGLRMELEMEGAPISVTLIQPAAIDTPYPLHAKNFMEREAKHAPPAYAPETVARAILHSCTTPERSVVVGGGGRAFIGMEHWTPALLDKFMEKSFVKQEKADYAPRPLGHNGLDKALGQLEERGNYPGHTRENSYYTQAVTAGSPALRTALLAGAGVALAAWISRKKASNGHAHKD, from the coding sequence ATGAAACTCAAACTCAAGAAACTCAAAGATCAGGTGCTTGTCATTACCGGTGCCTCGTCGGGTATCGGGCTGGTAACGGCCCGGATGGCCGCCAAAGAAGGAGCGAAGCTGGTACTGGCTTCGCGCAGCGAAAGTGCTCTGCGTCAGCTATCTGATGAAATCAACCGCGGCGGTGGCCAAGCTACATACGTGGTGGCCGATGTCAGCAAGCAGGAAGAGGTACAGGCCATTGCGCGCAAAGCGCAGGAGCGGTTCGGCGGCTTCGATACGTGGATCAATAATGCCGGCGTTTCTATCTACGGCAAGGTAGAAGAGGTGCCGATTGAGGACATGCGCAAGCTCTTCGAAACCAACTTCTGGGGGTTGATCTACGGCTCTCTGGAAGCAGCGAAGCACCTGAAAAGCAAGGGTGGCGCTATCATCAACCTGGGCAGTATCCTGTCTGATGTTACCGCTATTCTGCAAACCATATATTCTGCCAGCAAGCATGCCGTAAAAGGCTTCACCGATGGCCTGCGGATGGAGCTGGAGATGGAAGGCGCCCCTATTTCTGTTACCCTGATTCAGCCAGCGGCTATTGATACGCCGTATCCGCTGCACGCCAAGAACTTTATGGAGCGCGAAGCCAAGCACGCACCACCGGCCTACGCCCCCGAGACGGTGGCCCGCGCTATTCTGCACAGCTGCACCACGCCGGAGCGTTCGGTAGTGGTGGGCGGTGGTGGGCGCGCCTTCATCGGGATGGAGCACTGGACGCCCGCGCTACTCGATAAGTTTATGGAGAAGTCCTTTGTGAAGCAGGAAAAAGCCGATTACGCGCCGCGGCCCCTAGGCCACAATGGCTTAGATAAAGCCCTAGGCCAGCTAGAAGAGCGCGGCAATTACCCCGGCCACACCCGCGAAAATAGCTACTACACCCAGGCTGTCACGGCTGGCAGCCCGGCCCTGCGCACAGCTTTATTAGCTGGCGCCGGAGTAGCCCTAGCCGCCTGGATCAGCCGCAAGAAAGCCAGCAACGGACACGCACACAAAGACTAG
- a CDS encoding 16S rRNA (uracil(1498)-N(3))-methyltransferase: protein MPHTFFAPDLTTPLYTLPEDESKHAVRVLRLSTGDAVELVDGRGGVYKAEVETADAKRCRLRVVQEQQVPRRTYEVHIAVAPTKNLDRMEWLVEKATEIGIDRLSFLRCARSERRELKLERLQKIAVSALKQSGQAWLPELAELTDFTAFLPTVAPETTFIAHLEDGERTPLSHIAALGHSCCILIGPEGDFTPQEIEAAFARGIRPVTLGHSRLRTETAALAAVHTVHIARELAH, encoded by the coding sequence ATGCCGCATACCTTTTTCGCCCCCGATCTGACTACGCCCCTCTACACGCTCCCAGAAGATGAGAGCAAACATGCCGTGCGCGTGTTGCGCCTCAGCACCGGCGACGCCGTAGAGCTGGTAGATGGTCGGGGCGGTGTGTATAAGGCAGAGGTAGAAACCGCCGATGCCAAGCGCTGCCGCCTGCGTGTAGTGCAGGAGCAGCAAGTGCCGCGCCGGACTTATGAGGTGCACATAGCGGTAGCACCCACCAAAAACCTCGACCGCATGGAATGGCTGGTAGAAAAGGCTACCGAAATAGGAATAGACCGACTCTCTTTTTTGCGCTGTGCCCGTTCCGAGCGACGGGAGCTAAAGCTGGAGCGCCTCCAGAAAATAGCCGTAAGTGCCCTGAAGCAATCGGGGCAGGCGTGGCTGCCGGAGCTGGCAGAGCTGACGGATTTTACCGCTTTTCTGCCCACGGTAGCCCCTGAAACCACTTTTATTGCCCATCTGGAAGACGGTGAGCGAACCCCACTCTCGCACATAGCGGCTCTAGGCCACTCCTGCTGCATCCTGATCGGGCCGGAAGGCGACTTTACCCCGCAGGAGATTGAGGCGGCCTTCGCACGGGGCATTCGCCCCGTTACGCTAGGCCACTCCCGCCTCCGCACCGAAACGGCCGCGCTGGCCGCCGTGCATACGGTGCATATAGCCCGGGAATTGGCGCACTAG
- a CDS encoding peptide MFS transporter, with amino-acid sequence MQTTSAVQNQPAQAAQASHPKGLYVLFATEMWERFSYYGMRALLSLYMLKALLMNKEMSSLIYGNYTSLVYLTPLLGGYMADRYWGNRRSILVGGLLMAAGQFALFFSASMYATGQTSVPSAQLLLFFLGLGCLIFGNGFFKPNISSMVGSLYPKGDSRIDAAYTIFYMGINLGAFFSPLVCGTLGDTGNPADFKWGFLAAGIGMLVGSLTFELLKNKYVVTAEGAPLGAKPERTVEHSPVVPVQTDGPVRAETIAQPTKSFASKLPMLIGLFVVVYAAIAWLMDRDWIGALVFSAMIVAPVTILTDPSLTAREKQKIYVIFILSFFVIFFWGAFEQAGASLTFFADEQTDRTLGSYVVPASYFQSANALFIIVFAPVFAVLWTWMGKRGTEPSSPLKMALSLMLMAVGYLIIAFGVKGVDASTKVSMFWLITMYLMHTFAELCLSPIGLALVNKLAPARFASLLMAVWFLATAAGNKLAGVLSGLYPPGPGEFAKAAKEGINLPAILNGTTQTTADITAKLSGLELTSHWPTFLGFQITSLYDFFMIFVGLSAVASVILFLIYKRLYTMMEEPVTA; translated from the coding sequence ATGCAAACGACCTCTGCTGTGCAGAATCAGCCAGCGCAGGCTGCCCAAGCCAGCCACCCGAAGGGCCTTTATGTGCTCTTTGCCACCGAAATGTGGGAGCGGTTCAGCTACTACGGCATGCGTGCCCTGCTCTCGCTGTATATGCTCAAGGCTCTCCTTATGAACAAGGAGATGTCGTCGCTCATCTACGGCAACTATACCTCGCTCGTGTACCTGACGCCTCTGCTGGGCGGCTACATGGCCGACCGCTATTGGGGCAACCGCCGCTCTATTCTGGTAGGTGGCCTACTGATGGCTGCAGGCCAGTTTGCCTTGTTTTTCTCGGCTTCTATGTACGCCACCGGGCAAACCTCGGTGCCTTCGGCGCAGCTCTTGCTATTCTTTCTGGGCTTGGGCTGCTTGATTTTTGGCAACGGTTTCTTCAAGCCGAATATCTCCTCAATGGTAGGTTCGCTCTACCCTAAAGGTGATTCTCGCATTGATGCAGCCTACACCATTTTCTACATGGGCATCAACCTGGGCGCATTTTTCTCGCCTCTGGTGTGCGGTACGCTCGGTGATACCGGCAATCCCGCCGACTTTAAGTGGGGCTTCCTGGCCGCCGGTATTGGTATGTTGGTAGGTAGCCTGACCTTCGAGTTGCTCAAGAATAAATATGTGGTTACGGCCGAAGGTGCCCCGCTGGGTGCCAAGCCTGAGCGCACCGTAGAGCACTCCCCCGTAGTGCCCGTGCAAACTGACGGCCCTGTTCGGGCTGAAACGATTGCGCAGCCCACCAAGAGCTTCGCGAGCAAGTTGCCCATGCTCATCGGCCTGTTTGTGGTGGTGTACGCCGCTATTGCCTGGCTCATGGACCGCGACTGGATTGGCGCCCTGGTGTTCTCCGCCATGATTGTGGCCCCTGTTACTATCCTTACCGACCCGTCGCTCACGGCCCGCGAAAAGCAGAAAATCTACGTTATTTTCATTCTCAGCTTCTTCGTAATCTTCTTCTGGGGTGCCTTCGAGCAGGCCGGCGCTTCGCTCACCTTCTTCGCTGATGAGCAAACCGACCGTACGTTAGGCTCCTATGTAGTGCCTGCTTCCTACTTCCAGTCGGCCAATGCGTTGTTTATCATCGTGTTTGCGCCAGTATTCGCCGTTCTCTGGACCTGGATGGGCAAAAGAGGCACAGAGCCTTCTTCGCCCCTGAAAATGGCCCTTAGCCTTATGCTGATGGCTGTAGGCTACCTCATCATTGCTTTCGGCGTGAAGGGTGTTGATGCTTCTACCAAAGTGAGCATGTTCTGGCTCATCACCATGTACCTGATGCACACTTTCGCGGAGCTATGCTTATCGCCTATTGGCTTGGCGCTGGTAAACAAGCTGGCCCCAGCTCGTTTTGCTTCGCTGCTGATGGCTGTATGGTTCCTGGCAACTGCCGCCGGCAACAAGCTGGCCGGTGTGCTATCCGGCCTGTATCCTCCCGGTCCCGGCGAGTTTGCCAAGGCCGCCAAGGAAGGCATCAACCTCCCCGCCATCCTGAACGGCACCACCCAAACTACCGCCGACATTACGGCCAAACTGAGTGGCCTAGAGCTGACCTCGCACTGGCCTACGTTCCTAGGCTTCCAAATCACGAGCCTCTACGACTTCTTCATGATTTTCGTAGGCCTGTCAGCTGTAGCTTCAGTTATCCTGTTCCTGATCTACAAGCGCCTTTACACCATGATGGAAGAGCCCGTAACGGCTTAG